The Bacteroidales bacterium genome has a window encoding:
- a CDS encoding glycoside hydrolase family 99-like domain-containing protein → MKIAIRTLISIVVAISALYGCKKDDLSEDLLKPWKAPETELKADITLGAYYTLSFKDTNWLNIDPLYLPDLGKYNSADPAVLEQHVTWALASGIDFWICSHNAFNDSIMLNVFPSVPGMSDLQVALDLSLSTQNNVMDFNDSADIQRVIADFKTMKPVFEMPNYLKIDGKPVVVLQSAYNYEPRPLSSDSTDTRVQGMLDLRAVLKDSTGYDYYFIANYITFNNPDRYPEYLGAFDALTTNMFTDRKALSNSLNENIDLAWAHWNDVLNSQDVAFVPGIFPGRNDTLNTRTDVLPRSEAFFTDQCKLAKHYMNDNARIIIINSFNNWNSGTQVEPANTYGESYLEILSHELKVQ, encoded by the coding sequence ATGAAAATAGCCATTCGAACATTGATCAGCATTGTAGTTGCGATTAGTGCCCTGTACGGATGTAAAAAGGATGATCTTTCGGAAGATCTTCTTAAACCCTGGAAAGCCCCGGAAACTGAACTCAAAGCCGATATTACGCTGGGCGCATATTATACCCTTTCCTTTAAGGATACAAACTGGCTGAATATAGATCCGTTATACCTGCCTGACCTGGGCAAGTATAATTCAGCAGATCCTGCTGTGCTTGAGCAACATGTCACCTGGGCGCTTGCATCAGGTATCGATTTCTGGATTTGTTCCCATAATGCATTCAATGACAGTATTATGCTGAATGTATTCCCGTCGGTACCCGGCATGTCCGATTTGCAGGTAGCACTTGACCTGAGCCTGTCGACTCAGAATAACGTAATGGATTTCAACGATTCGGCCGATATTCAGAGGGTCATTGCTGATTTTAAGACAATGAAACCGGTTTTTGAAATGCCTAACTACCTGAAAATAGATGGTAAACCGGTTGTCGTTTTACAAAGTGCCTATAATTACGAGCCGCGCCCTCTCAGCAGTGATAGTACGGATACCCGTGTTCAGGGAATGCTTGACCTGAGAGCAGTGCTGAAAGACAGTACCGGCTATGATTATTACTTCATTGCCAATTACATTACTTTCAATAATCCTGATCGCTACCCTGAATACCTGGGGGCTTTCGACGCCTTAACAACAAACATGTTCACCGATCGTAAAGCCCTGAGTAATTCGTTGAATGAAAACATTGACCTGGCATGGGCCCACTGGAATGATGTTTTGAACAGCCAGGACGTAGCTTTTGTTCCGGGCATCTTTCCCGGCAGGAATGATACGCTGAACACGCGCACTGATGTGCTTCCGAGAAGTGAAGCCTTTTTCACCGACCAGTGTAAACTCGCTAAGCATTATATGAATGATAACGCACGGATCATAATAATCAATTCATTTAACAACTGGAATTCAGGCACCCAGGTTGAACCTGCCAATACCTACGGAGAATCTTACCTTGAAATTCTCAGTCACGAACTCAAGGTACAATAA
- a CDS encoding SusC/RagA family TonB-linked outer membrane protein — MKQLLLMLLLQIPLLGFSQESRISGKVVDQDNIPVAGVYVLIKGTQSGAVTDVNGDYSLNAKQGDVLTYSFLGMIPQEVTIQGQTTINITLLTETKMLDEVVVTALTIKRQERSLGYSQQRIEGNQVSEAKENNLVSLLSGKVAGIQITPPQTTTGSSRIVIRGANSLSGNNQPLFVVDGVPVDNSGTELATWSTGTQLDYGNNAGSINPDDIAEIQVLKGANAAALYGSRAANGVIMITTKQGSKQNGLKVNLNSSDSWSKIIEYPDYQNVYGSGADFNFTRDQYGMPNMADWYRSWGPKMQGQEVIRLDGTVGKYVPQPDNVKNFYQTARSLSNSISVEGGNEALLYRLSYTNLNSNSIVPKCNVDNRHTLNLRGSINKDRFKIDSKITYTLDKVDKRMYNNGNVRNPANVFIFMPRDLSLETMKHYKDADGSEITTEHEGFRNPYWAIYEDPNQDQRDRIEGFLAPEYKLTDWLTLAGRLGTDMIFFQGYNATTKGSSVDPDGYYSTFQNYNREINAQFMALAQKTFGDLDLSANFGGNISDRQAKNNRSTINSLIQSDLFTITNSNDRPVVSQYTGHKRINSLFGSFVAGYKNFAFLELTGRNDWSSALLNKNGMNSYFYPSANLSFVVSDIFKLPEFISFSKVRLSWAKAGNDMDAYRLRNYYQFSGSFNGQTLASPNIVSYNEGIKPEETTSKEIGLDASFVDRRINLDVTYYKSSTVNQIFEARMPASSGYDSKIFNAGEIQNKGIEITLNVIPVVKDDWRWEMTFNYAKNNSLVVSMIDGKDQFELNSWWKVQVVAEVGQPYGVMRGVGWARDEQGRKLVYGEESPMNLRGRPIPEENRLIGNATPDWTGSFSSTLRYKNLSVRTLLDAKIGGDMFSATYLKGTVWGTFANTLPGRNDYFINNFVYGQDPTLGEVRGGILLKDAYTPDGRKNSYYINPNNWYLADRDLIQELSFFDASYIKLREVVLSYTLPVAILKSTFIKNASVGVFGRNLAILYRNTPKGLDPEASTNAGNGQGIEFGSLPPMGTFGINVNLEF, encoded by the coding sequence GACGTTCTTACTTATTCTTTTTTGGGAATGATACCCCAGGAAGTTACAATCCAGGGACAGACTACAATTAATATAACCCTGTTAACCGAGACAAAAATGCTTGACGAAGTGGTTGTCACAGCATTGACAATTAAGCGTCAGGAACGGTCACTGGGGTATTCGCAGCAGCGGATTGAAGGAAACCAGGTAAGTGAGGCAAAGGAAAATAACCTGGTGAGCCTGCTTTCTGGAAAAGTAGCAGGTATTCAAATCACACCACCGCAGACAACTACAGGTTCAAGCCGTATTGTAATAAGAGGTGCCAATTCATTATCGGGGAATAACCAACCTTTATTTGTGGTTGACGGAGTGCCAGTCGACAACTCCGGCACTGAACTGGCCACCTGGAGTACCGGAACCCAGCTCGACTATGGCAATAACGCCGGTTCGATTAATCCGGATGACATTGCGGAAATCCAGGTACTTAAGGGTGCCAATGCGGCTGCCCTTTACGGATCGCGTGCGGCAAACGGTGTCATCATGATCACTACAAAACAGGGATCTAAACAAAACGGGCTCAAAGTAAACCTTAATTCGAGTGATTCATGGAGTAAGATTATTGAGTATCCCGATTACCAGAACGTTTACGGGTCAGGTGCTGATTTTAATTTTACACGTGACCAGTACGGTATGCCCAATATGGCCGACTGGTACAGGAGCTGGGGCCCGAAGATGCAGGGACAGGAAGTGATCCGTCTTGACGGAACTGTTGGCAAATATGTTCCCCAGCCCGATAATGTGAAGAATTTTTACCAGACTGCCCGGTCCCTGTCAAATTCAATTTCAGTTGAAGGAGGAAACGAAGCGCTGTTATACCGTTTGTCATATACGAATCTGAATTCAAACAGCATAGTTCCGAAATGCAATGTGGATAACCGTCATACTCTTAACCTAAGGGGAAGTATAAACAAAGACCGGTTTAAGATCGATTCGAAGATCACCTATACCCTTGATAAGGTCGATAAGAGAATGTACAACAATGGCAATGTCAGGAACCCGGCAAATGTATTCATTTTTATGCCCCGCGATCTGTCGCTTGAAACCATGAAACATTACAAAGATGCCGACGGAAGCGAAATCACAACCGAACATGAAGGTTTCAGGAATCCTTACTGGGCTATTTATGAAGATCCCAACCAGGATCAGCGCGACAGGATTGAAGGATTTCTCGCCCCGGAATATAAACTTACCGATTGGCTCACCCTGGCAGGCCGGCTGGGAACCGACATGATATTTTTCCAGGGATACAATGCCACAACCAAAGGCAGTTCAGTAGATCCCGACGGGTATTATTCCACATTCCAGAACTATAACAGGGAGATCAATGCCCAGTTTATGGCGCTTGCACAAAAGACTTTCGGCGATCTGGATTTATCAGCCAACTTTGGCGGGAACATTTCTGACAGGCAGGCGAAGAATAACAGGTCTACTATCAACAGTTTAATCCAAAGCGATTTATTTACAATTACAAATTCAAACGACAGACCTGTTGTTAGCCAGTATACCGGTCATAAAAGAATCAATTCACTCTTCGGGTCATTTGTGGCAGGTTATAAAAACTTTGCGTTTCTTGAGCTGACAGGAAGAAATGACTGGTCCTCAGCATTGCTTAATAAGAACGGGATGAACTCCTATTTTTATCCTTCGGCGAACCTGAGTTTTGTAGTAAGTGACATTTTCAAGCTTCCTGAATTCATTTCATTCAGTAAAGTAAGGCTTTCATGGGCTAAGGCAGGAAATGACATGGATGCTTACCGCCTGCGTAACTATTACCAGTTCAGCGGTTCATTCAACGGACAGACGCTTGCTTCTCCCAATATAGTCAGTTATAACGAAGGAATCAAACCGGAAGAAACGACATCGAAGGAAATCGGACTTGATGCAAGTTTCGTCGACAGGAGGATAAACCTGGATGTTACATACTATAAGAGTTCGACTGTGAACCAGATCTTTGAGGCCCGTATGCCGGCTTCTTCAGGATATGATTCGAAAATATTCAATGCCGGCGAAATTCAGAACAAGGGGATTGAAATTACGCTTAACGTAATCCCTGTTGTAAAGGATGACTGGCGATGGGAAATGACCTTCAACTATGCAAAGAATAACTCGCTTGTGGTTTCGATGATTGATGGTAAAGACCAGTTTGAGCTAAATTCATGGTGGAAGGTACAGGTTGTGGCTGAAGTAGGCCAGCCTTACGGGGTCATGAGGGGTGTCGGCTGGGCACGCGATGAACAGGGACGTAAACTGGTTTATGGTGAGGAATCGCCGATGAACCTCAGAGGTCGCCCCATTCCCGAAGAAAACCGCCTGATAGGAAATGCAACACCTGACTGGACAGGTAGTTTTTCATCAACCCTGAGATACAAAAACTTATCGGTCAGAACATTGCTTGATGCAAAAATTGGTGGCGATATGTTTTCCGCAACCTATCTTAAAGGAACCGTCTGGGGAACATTTGCCAATACACTGCCGGGCAGGAACGATTATTTCATCAACAATTTTGTCTATGGCCAGGATCCGACCCTGGGTGAAGTGCGGGGCGGAATTCTCCTGAAGGATGCCTATACACCCGATGGCCGGAAGAATTCATATTATATAAACCCGAATAACTGGTACCTGGCCGATCGTGACCTGATACAGGAATTGTCATTCTTTGATGCTTCCTATATCAAGCTGCGTGAAGTAGTGCTATCCTATACCCTTCCTGTTGCGATACTCAAGAGCACTTTTATTAAAAACGCCTCAGTGGGTGTTTTTGGCAGAAACCTGGCGATTTTGTACCGCAACACACCAAAAGGGCTTGATCCTGAAGCCAGTACCAACGCAGGCAACGGACAGGGGATCGAATTCGGCTCTCTGCCGCCAATGGGAACTTTCGGTATAAATGTCAATCTGGAATTTTAA
- a CDS encoding SusD/RagB family nutrient-binding outer membrane lipoprotein, translating into MKRKLFFIILGFIAFVSCTKDFDTINTNPNVAEKVDPDFLFPTSVVNTARLLEDIEYEAGWTYGMYWTESGGAFVNFGTVDVTLEGWWRRFYINCLTGLSKIDQMYAADSNYTNRVLVAKIWESYIYSQMISFWGPVPFSDAINEQVTSSYDSESEIYHTLINNLIACSDSLNPDGDTYMQAADLIYGGDLVKWKKFARSLALRLTMQIYNTDSEFAGPVLTELLAEPDNLISSNDDNAIFRWYAGSEQWNPLYQRFIYSPGDRKVNISEFLYMYLAPYNDPRLSLYAEAAAANGEYSGRPITKAGIPAGADINPNPHAGRSDNDYSKPGDMWFAEEGYFSLLMYPEVCFLRAEAAYLGLSAESAKTMYYAGIDASLKMFGKENKAELYKAVGGVTWGTYGAGTTDWIGAILPQYKFTSEIKNPYKQIIIQSWLAMYPRGLDAWTLFRRTGIVQLPVIFSSDPSNTEIPVSSPLPERFKYPNEERVYNSAGYNEGVSYLEAGDLMYTPLMFSENK; encoded by the coding sequence ATGAAAAGGAAATTATTCTTCATAATACTTGGATTTATTGCATTTGTCTCCTGCACAAAGGATTTCGACACGATCAATACAAATCCGAATGTGGCTGAAAAAGTGGATCCCGATTTCCTGTTTCCCACTTCAGTCGTAAACACAGCCCGGTTGCTCGAAGACATTGAATATGAAGCAGGCTGGACCTATGGAATGTACTGGACTGAAAGCGGTGGTGCCTTTGTTAATTTCGGAACAGTGGACGTTACCCTCGAAGGTTGGTGGAGGAGATTCTATATCAACTGCCTCACCGGTCTTTCTAAAATCGATCAGATGTATGCCGCTGACTCGAATTACACCAATCGTGTGCTGGTTGCCAAAATCTGGGAATCTTATATATACTCCCAGATGATTTCATTCTGGGGGCCAGTACCCTTTTCGGATGCAATAAACGAGCAGGTAACTTCATCATATGACAGTGAATCCGAAATATACCATACACTGATCAATAATCTCATTGCCTGCTCTGATTCATTGAATCCGGATGGGGATACTTATATGCAGGCCGCTGATCTTATTTACGGGGGTGACCTTGTGAAGTGGAAAAAGTTTGCCAGGTCGCTTGCTTTAAGGCTGACCATGCAGATTTATAATACTGACAGTGAGTTTGCCGGTCCCGTACTTACAGAACTTCTTGCTGAACCTGATAACCTGATATCATCGAATGATGATAATGCCATTTTCAGGTGGTATGCAGGATCTGAACAATGGAATCCGCTGTATCAGCGGTTCATTTACAGCCCGGGTGACCGTAAAGTGAACATCAGCGAGTTTTTATACATGTATTTGGCTCCCTACAATGACCCACGGCTTTCATTATATGCTGAAGCAGCCGCTGCAAACGGTGAATATTCAGGAAGGCCGATAACCAAAGCAGGAATTCCTGCCGGTGCCGATATTAATCCTAACCCTCATGCCGGCAGGTCTGACAACGACTATTCGAAACCCGGTGACATGTGGTTTGCCGAAGAAGGTTACTTCTCGCTGCTCATGTACCCCGAAGTTTGCTTCCTGAGAGCCGAGGCTGCCTATCTCGGCCTTTCAGCCGAATCGGCAAAGACCATGTATTATGCAGGGATTGATGCATCTCTGAAAATGTTCGGCAAAGAAAATAAGGCTGAACTGTATAAAGCTGTTGGCGGAGTCACGTGGGGCACTTATGGTGCAGGAACAACCGATTGGATCGGTGCCATTCTTCCGCAATACAAGTTTACAAGTGAAATCAAAAATCCATATAAGCAAATCATCATCCAATCGTGGCTGGCTATGTATCCGAGGGGACTTGATGCATGGACACTTTTCAGAAGGACTGGAATTGTTCAATTACCGGTGATCTTTTCATCTGATCCGTCCAATACTGAAATTCCGGTATCCAGCCCGTTGCCTGAAAGGTTTAAGTATCCCAACGAAGAGAGGGTTTATAACAGTGCCGGGTATAATGAGGGTGTTTCATACCTCGAAGCCGGGGATCTCATGTATACACCTTTGATGTTCAGCGAAAACAAATAA